In one window of bacterium DNA:
- a CDS encoding type II toxin-antitoxin system HicB family antitoxin: MIKEFNVVIEKDEDGFFMASVPALRGCHTQAKSLDVLMKRIKEAIELCLEVEDPVANQFVGVQRVAAMA; the protein is encoded by the coding sequence ATGATAAAAGAATTTAATGTGGTAATCGAAAAGGATGAGGATGGTTTTTTTATGGCATCAGTGCCCGCTTTGCGGGGGTGTCATACGCAAGCGAAGTCGCTCGATGTCCTGATGAAGAGGATTAAAGAGGCCATTGAACTTTGCTTGGAAGTTGAAGACCCTGTCGCTAATCAGTTTGTCGGTGTCCAGCGTGTTGCGGCCATGGCATGA
- a CDS encoding type II toxin-antitoxin system HicA family toxin, which translates to MSTFPSLNGLQLIKALRRLGFEIIRIKGSHHFLRHPDGRCTVVLVHRGESMGRGLLAQILRDCELTREDIQNEI; encoded by the coding sequence ATGAGCACTTTTCCCTCCCTCAATGGCCTTCAACTCATCAAGGCGCTTCGGCGCCTTGGCTTTGAAATCATCCGGATCAAGGGAAGTCACCACTTTCTCCGTCACCCCGACGGACGATGCACGGTGGTTCTTGTTCACCGTGGCGAGAGCATGGGCCGAGGACTTCTCGCCCAGATCCTCCGAGATTGCGAACTCACCAGAGAAGATATTCAGAACGAAATC